The Crocosphaera subtropica ATCC 51142 genome includes a window with the following:
- a CDS encoding mechanosensitive ion channel family protein, whose protein sequence is MLLTLLSLLSLHFYSPTIAQIKPISLLEISSERDLFSNYILAQESQQKEESSSDESLNIDPPAPVKLDGETLFEFRTNIEGIPNQERAEVAMKRIKEVAKDRSININNLVIKTIDDLYIIYVDNNLLLYLGESDAQANNKPLEELAQNYSEIIKNAIIEYRKKRTLSYFGIRGLLSLLSTILVIVIFRFLNWFVPVVSRRILEGRSVLFRTLRIQNWTLLSIYRQKQLTILSLKIIRWIIIFILLYFYIPLVLSLFPQTERLGKSVFNSFFGALGKVWAGFIDYLPNLFLIIITLVITHYLIRLCHPFFRAVEEERVTISGFYPDWAEPSYKLTVILIIGLAAAIIFPYLPGFDSPAFQGISILAGALVTFGGASTIANLIGGFVVIYTRAFQIGDRIKIDEYQGVVIEKTILSTRIRNQNNEIITIPNSILIISKIINYTATTRDLEQPLILHTTITLGYDVSWRLVHETLTNCALDTTDILDDPAPYVWQTSLDDFYISYQLRVCTNKTTSIEIGDIYTELHQKIQDKCAEVGIEIMSPHYAAVRDGNQNTIPENYLPKDYKTPGFRLHPLESFFQGNIEKDN, encoded by the coding sequence ATGCTGTTGACATTGCTTTCTTTACTGAGTTTGCATTTTTATAGTCCAACTATAGCGCAAATAAAACCGATTAGCCTTTTAGAAATAAGCAGCGAGAGAGATTTATTCTCTAACTATATTTTAGCTCAAGAATCACAACAAAAAGAAGAATCTTCCTCTGATGAATCCTTGAATATTGATCCCCCTGCACCTGTTAAATTAGATGGTGAAACTTTATTTGAATTTAGAACAAATATTGAAGGAATTCCTAACCAAGAAAGGGCGGAAGTAGCCATGAAACGAATCAAAGAAGTGGCCAAAGATCGCTCAATTAATATAAATAATTTAGTGATTAAGACAATTGATGATCTATATATTATTTATGTGGACAATAACCTCTTACTTTATTTAGGAGAAAGTGATGCTCAAGCTAATAATAAACCTTTAGAGGAACTCGCTCAAAATTATTCCGAAATCATCAAAAATGCCATTATTGAATATCGTAAGAAAAGAACTCTATCCTATTTTGGTATTAGAGGTTTATTGAGTCTATTATCGACTATTTTAGTTATTGTCATTTTTCGATTTTTAAATTGGTTTGTCCCAGTGGTATCTCGTCGAATTCTTGAGGGTAGAAGTGTTTTATTTAGAACCTTAAGAATTCAAAATTGGACCCTACTTTCTATTTACCGACAAAAACAACTTACTATATTAAGTTTAAAAATAATTCGCTGGATTATTATCTTTATTCTTCTCTATTTTTATATTCCTTTAGTATTAAGTCTATTTCCTCAAACTGAGCGGTTAGGAAAAAGTGTTTTTAATTCCTTTTTTGGAGCATTAGGAAAAGTTTGGGCTGGATTTATTGATTATTTACCTAATTTATTTTTGATTATCATTACTCTAGTCATAACTCATTATCTAATCCGTTTATGTCATCCGTTTTTTAGAGCAGTCGAAGAAGAAAGAGTAACGATTTCTGGATTTTATCCCGACTGGGCAGAACCCAGCTATAAGCTAACTGTTATTTTAATTATTGGGTTAGCAGCAGCCATTATTTTTCCTTATTTACCAGGATTTGATTCCCCTGCCTTTCAAGGAATTTCTATTTTAGCTGGTGCTTTAGTTACCTTTGGGGGAGCGAGTACCATTGCTAATTTAATTGGGGGATTTGTGGTAATTTATACCCGTGCGTTTCAAATAGGCGATCGCATCAAAATCGATGAATACCAAGGTGTTGTTATCGAAAAAACGATTCTTTCTACACGAATTCGTAATCAAAATAACGAAATTATCACCATTCCCAACTCTATCTTAATTATCAGCAAAATTATTAACTATACTGCAACAACAAGGGATCTTGAACAACCTTTAATTCTTCATACGACCATTACTTTAGGTTATGATGTTTCTTGGCGTTTAGTCCATGAAACTTTAACGAATTGCGCTTTAGATACCACCGATATTTTAGACGATCCGGCTCCCTATGTGTGGCAAACCAGTTTAGATGATTTCTATATTAGCTATCAACTTAGGGTTTGTACTAACAAAACCACATCCATTGAGATTGGTGATATCTATACTGAGTTGCATCAAAAAATACAAGACAAATGTGCAGAGGTTGGTATTGAAATTATGTCCCCTCATTATGCTGCGGTTAGAGACGGAAATCAAAATACAATTCCTGAAAATTATTTACCCAAAGATTATAAAACTCCAGGGTTTCGCTTGCACCCGTTAGAATCATTTTTTCAGGGGAATATTGAAAAAGACAATTAA
- the purU gene encoding formyltetrahydrofolate deformylase: MNGSTATLLISCPDQQGLVAKFANFIYDNGGNIIHADQHTDFEAGLFLTRIEWQLNGFKLSRDMMASSFASVAKPLQAVWEIHFSDTIPRLALFVTKQDHCLLDLLWRWQAKEIRADIPLIISNHEKLKAIAKQFDIDFYHFNLTKENKNRQEARQLELLREHRINLVILAKYMQILTPEFINHFPHIINIHHSFLPAFAGAKPYHRAHERGVKIIGATAHYVTADLDEGPIIEQDVVRVSHRDTIPDLIRKGKDLERVVLARAVRLHLQHRVLVYGNRTVVFA, encoded by the coding sequence ATGAATGGTTCCACTGCAACTTTGTTAATTTCTTGTCCTGATCAACAAGGATTAGTAGCGAAATTTGCTAATTTTATCTATGATAATGGGGGTAATATTATCCATGCCGATCAACATACCGATTTTGAAGCGGGTTTATTTTTAACCCGAATAGAATGGCAATTAAACGGGTTTAAGTTATCCCGTGATATGATGGCTTCTTCCTTTGCTTCTGTGGCGAAACCTTTACAAGCAGTGTGGGAAATTCATTTTTCGGATACCATTCCTCGTTTAGCTTTATTTGTCACCAAACAAGACCATTGTTTACTAGATTTATTATGGCGATGGCAGGCAAAAGAAATTAGGGCAGATATTCCTCTAATTATTAGTAATCACGAAAAATTAAAAGCGATAGCCAAACAATTTGATATTGATTTTTATCATTTTAATCTTACAAAAGAAAATAAAAATCGACAAGAAGCTAGACAGTTAGAACTTTTAAGAGAACATCGCATTAATTTAGTAATTTTAGCTAAATATATGCAAATTTTAACACCAGAATTTATCAATCATTTTCCCCATATTATTAATATTCATCATTCTTTTTTACCGGCATTTGCTGGTGCAAAACCGTATCATCGCGCCCATGAAAGGGGGGTTAAAATTATTGGGGCTACTGCTCACTACGTTACGGCGGATTTAGATGAAGGTCCAATTATTGAACAAGATGTTGTTAGAGTCTCTCACCGAGATACGATTCCTGATTTAATTCGTAAAGGCAAAGATTTAGAAAGAGTGGTATTAGCTAGAGCCGTTCGTTTACACTTACAACATCGAGTTTTAGTTTATGGTAATCGTACCGTTGTCTTTGCTTAA
- a CDS encoding NAD(P)-dependent oxidoreductase: protein MTQQLAFVGLGLMGGFMAANLAKKGLAVKAWNRSPNRPGITIAHNAGAMIAPSIEAAVKEADIIFTCVGDVPDVNDVIFGENGIINHAKPGALIVDFSTIGTQAAREIGTQLKAQQFRFLDAPISGGDIGAKQGTLTIMVGGEKKDFEECFPYFEAMGKIIIYCGSTGNGQAVKMCNQALCSVHMIALCEAIKMAETQNIDPNLMIEVCQTGAAGSWALANLGPKIVDSDLEPGFAIKHLLKDLRLVQEIMAESDNQLPGVALAESFLKVVANMDNGKAKEQGTQAMIRYYNQENNV, encoded by the coding sequence ATGACACAACAACTAGCATTCGTTGGACTCGGTTTAATGGGAGGATTTATGGCAGCTAATTTAGCCAAAAAAGGGTTAGCTGTCAAAGCTTGGAACCGTAGTCCTAACCGTCCTGGCATCACCATAGCACACAATGCTGGTGCCATGATTGCACCTTCCATTGAAGCTGCTGTCAAAGAAGCAGATATTATCTTTACCTGTGTGGGAGATGTTCCTGATGTTAATGATGTCATCTTTGGAGAAAATGGTATCATTAATCATGCAAAACCTGGAGCATTAATTGTTGATTTTAGTACCATTGGGACTCAAGCAGCAAGAGAAATTGGCACTCAATTAAAAGCGCAACAATTTCGTTTTTTAGATGCTCCAATTTCCGGGGGAGATATTGGAGCAAAACAAGGAACCTTAACCATAATGGTTGGGGGAGAAAAAAAGGATTTTGAAGAATGTTTCCCCTATTTTGAAGCAATGGGAAAAATCATTATTTATTGTGGTTCTACAGGTAATGGACAAGCAGTAAAAATGTGTAATCAAGCCTTATGTTCAGTTCATATGATAGCTTTATGTGAAGCAATAAAAATGGCAGAAACACAAAATATTGACCCTAATTTAATGATAGAAGTTTGTCAAACAGGGGCTGCTGGTTCCTGGGCTTTAGCTAACTTAGGTCCAAAAATTGTAGACTCAGATTTAGAACCTGGTTTTGCTATTAAACATTTGTTAAAAGATTTACGATTAGTTCAAGAAATTATGGCAGAATCAGATAATCAATTACCAGGGGTTGCTTTAGCAGAAAGCTTTTTAAAAGTTGTAGCGAATATGGATAATGGCAAAGCAAAAGAACAAGGAACTCAAGCAATGATTCGTTATTATAATCAAGAAAATAATGTCTAA
- a CDS encoding Mur ligase family protein — protein MNIVDRVRLGLAVGVAKTITAAVRVLGLGAASVLPGAISRRFHPRLLSLLCEQVKQGVILVVGTNGKTTTSLLLRTILEDQNYKVAHNETGANLINGLVTALLNKTNLIGTLTADYAILEVDENIVPLLLKDCQPRVLLGLNLFRDQLDRYGEVDAISQRWQTAIGPLSPETIIILNADDPTLSYLGQQLTQKVRYFGLSEPNLYLDEIPHAVDSIYCPSCGYPLTYEGVYLSHLGDYSCEKCGFHKSPLDLNSQDWPQILIGVYNKYNTLAAGLVAQELNIEKKPIFQTVKQFKAAFGRAEELTIKGKQVRILLSKNPVGMNETIRAVNDIKKMGKSSTTLLVLNDRIPDGTDVSWIWDVDTEPLVKLGGNLVVSGDRTYDMALRLKYSQDTLPEKNNHVKLIVKENLQEAIETALNLTTEAETLHIVPTYSAMLEVRGILTGRQIL, from the coding sequence ATGAATATAGTAGATCGTGTTCGTTTAGGGTTAGCTGTAGGTGTTGCAAAAACTATCACTGCTGCGGTTCGTGTTTTGGGTTTAGGGGCTGCTAGTGTCTTACCTGGGGCTATTTCTCGTCGTTTCCATCCTAGATTATTATCTTTACTTTGTGAACAAGTTAAACAAGGGGTTATTTTAGTCGTAGGAACCAATGGGAAAACTACGACTTCTTTACTATTAAGAACCATTTTAGAAGACCAAAATTACAAAGTTGCCCATAATGAAACGGGTGCAAACTTAATTAATGGTTTAGTTACTGCTTTATTAAATAAAACTAATTTGATTGGAACCTTAACCGCAGATTATGCCATCTTAGAAGTTGATGAAAATATCGTTCCACTGTTGCTAAAAGATTGTCAACCGAGAGTTCTTTTAGGGCTAAATTTGTTTCGAGATCAATTAGATCGTTACGGCGAAGTTGATGCCATTAGTCAACGCTGGCAAACAGCGATCGGACCCCTTTCTCCTGAGACTATTATCATCTTAAATGCTGATGATCCCACGCTTTCCTATTTAGGCCAACAATTAACCCAAAAGGTTCGTTATTTTGGTCTTTCTGAACCCAATTTATATTTAGATGAAATCCCCCATGCGGTTGACTCTATTTACTGTCCTAGTTGCGGTTACCCTTTAACTTATGAGGGAGTTTATTTATCCCATTTAGGAGATTATTCTTGTGAAAAATGTGGCTTTCACAAGAGTCCCTTGGACTTGAATAGTCAAGACTGGCCCCAAATTCTGATCGGAGTTTATAATAAATATAATACCTTAGCTGCTGGATTAGTTGCCCAAGAATTAAACATTGAAAAAAAGCCTATTTTCCAAACTGTTAAACAGTTTAAAGCAGCCTTTGGCAGAGCAGAAGAATTAACGATAAAAGGCAAACAGGTTCGTATTTTATTGTCCAAAAATCCAGTGGGTATGAATGAAACCATTAGGGCGGTTAATGATATTAAAAAAATGGGTAAATCTTCGACAACGTTATTGGTTTTGAATGATAGAATTCCTGATGGAACTGATGTTTCTTGGATCTGGGATGTGGACACAGAACCGTTAGTTAAATTAGGCGGGAATTTAGTCGTAAGTGGTGATCGCACCTATGACATGGCATTACGTCTGAAATATAGTCAAGACACCCTACCTGAAAAGAACAATCATGTTAAATTAATCGTTAAAGAAAACTTACAAGAAGCCATAGAAACTGCTTTAAATCTGACCACAGAAGCAGAAACTTTACATATTGTCCCCACCTATTCCGCTATGTTAGAAGTTAGAGGCATCCTAACCGGCCGTCAAATCTTATAA
- a CDS encoding HNH endonuclease, with translation MGKVLVLNASYEPLNITSWRRAVVLLIKGKAEQLENNERFIYTDFPLPSVIRLRHYVRVPYKEIPLTRRNILERDRHTCQYCRYKGEQLTLDHVIPRSRGGGETWENLVTACVRCNVKKGNRTPKEAHMNLRHPPRRPYSSLQFELVKHTRGNLNQEWRKYIIGI, from the coding sequence ATGGGCAAGGTTCTGGTGTTAAATGCGTCCTATGAACCGCTCAATATAACCAGTTGGCGAAGGGCTGTGGTTCTATTGATCAAAGGCAAAGCAGAGCAACTGGAAAACAACGAGCGATTCATTTATACTGACTTTCCCCTTCCTTCGGTTATTCGATTACGCCATTATGTGCGTGTGCCTTACAAAGAAATTCCCTTAACACGCCGTAATATCCTAGAACGGGATCGCCACACTTGTCAATATTGTCGCTATAAAGGAGAGCAACTAACCCTGGATCATGTGATTCCTCGATCGCGAGGTGGAGGAGAAACCTGGGAAAATCTAGTCACTGCTTGTGTTCGTTGTAACGTCAAAAAAGGTAACCGTACCCCTAAAGAAGCACACATGAATCTACGACACCCACCCCGTCGCCCCTATAGTAGTTTACAGTTTGAGTTAGTTAAACACACGAGAGGCAATCTCAATCAAGAATGGCGTAAGTATATTATCGGTATTTAA
- the ltrA gene encoding group II intron reverse transcriptase/maturase, with protein MVRICRRTHGEMECRGTSSSKMPKTDSKQKTVGWDKNLTRFKQEIETQDDWGKINWKNLERKVYKLQKRIYKASSRGDVKAIRRLQKTLIKSWSAKCLAVRRVTQDNQGRKTAGVDGVKSLTPKQRLTLVNQLKLSPKVKPTRRVWIPKSGTDEERPLGIPTMYDRALQGLVKMALEPEWEARFEPNSYGFRIGRSCHDAINAIFKAIKCKSKFVLDADISKCFDRINHKKLLEKLNTYPTLRKQIRAWLKAGVMDGKELFPTLEGTPQGGVLSPLLANIALHGMEECIKELTESHSMKRENGKYEKPLKHKRQSVSLIRYADDFVILHEDITFILKCKDRIAKWLNGMGLELKPSKTRLTHTLNDYEGEKAGFDFLGFHIQQFKAGKYRTGKDTSGKPLGFKTIITPSQKSLRRHYEKIAEVIQRYRGKSQVVLIKQLNPIIRGWCNYFATVQSSKAFSKLDALIFWKLYKWGKHRHHTKTKRWVLNKYWTPINGDNWVFAKKGNNPLRLSKHSETKIQSFIKVRGESSPYDGNLIYWSTRMGKNPEMPKRTAFLLKRQKGRCAHCGLFFQERDVIELDHIIPKSKGGEDKYQNWQLLHRHCHDEKTTKDGSLGTQSGCNSTKPKSLFENPKDYLWIDDMLVTTF; from the coding sequence ATGGTGAGGATATGCAGACGGACTCACGGTGAGATGGAATGTAGAGGTACAAGTAGTAGCAAAATGCCTAAAACAGATTCAAAACAGAAGACTGTGGGATGGGACAAAAACCTTACAAGATTTAAACAGGAAATCGAGACCCAAGATGATTGGGGGAAAATTAACTGGAAAAATCTAGAAAGGAAAGTCTATAAACTACAAAAGCGCATTTACAAAGCGTCTAGTCGTGGTGATGTCAAGGCAATTCGCAGACTCCAAAAAACCCTTATAAAATCTTGGTCTGCAAAATGTTTAGCGGTGCGTCGTGTAACCCAGGATAACCAAGGACGAAAGACGGCAGGAGTGGATGGTGTTAAATCACTGACCCCAAAGCAACGCTTAACCTTAGTAAACCAATTAAAACTGAGTCCAAAGGTCAAACCGACAAGAAGAGTGTGGATTCCGAAATCGGGAACGGACGAGGAAAGACCTTTAGGAATACCGACCATGTATGACCGTGCATTGCAGGGACTTGTCAAGATGGCTCTTGAGCCAGAATGGGAAGCAAGATTTGAACCCAACTCATATGGGTTTAGAATAGGTCGCTCATGCCACGATGCTATAAACGCAATATTCAAGGCAATTAAATGTAAAAGCAAATTTGTCCTTGATGCTGACATCAGCAAATGCTTTGACCGCATCAACCATAAAAAACTGCTAGAAAAATTAAATACCTATCCAACCCTACGGAAACAAATCCGAGCTTGGTTAAAAGCTGGTGTTATGGATGGAAAAGAACTATTCCCAACATTAGAAGGGACACCTCAAGGTGGGGTGTTAAGCCCATTATTGGCAAATATAGCCCTTCACGGAATGGAAGAATGTATCAAGGAACTAACAGAAAGTCATAGTATGAAACGTGAAAACGGCAAATACGAAAAACCATTAAAACACAAACGACAATCTGTTAGTCTGATTCGATATGCAGATGACTTTGTTATCTTACACGAAGATATAACTTTCATCCTAAAGTGTAAGGATAGAATCGCAAAGTGGTTAAATGGCATGGGTTTAGAACTTAAACCGAGTAAAACCAGACTTACCCACACCTTGAATGACTATGAAGGCGAAAAAGCTGGATTTGATTTCCTGGGGTTTCACATCCAACAATTCAAAGCTGGAAAATATAGAACAGGGAAAGATACATCTGGTAAACCACTTGGTTTCAAAACAATTATTACTCCATCGCAAAAAAGTCTCAGAAGACATTATGAGAAAATAGCAGAAGTAATTCAAAGATATAGGGGAAAATCACAAGTTGTTCTTATTAAACAACTGAACCCAATCATCAGAGGATGGTGTAATTACTTTGCAACAGTCCAAAGCTCTAAAGCCTTTTCAAAACTGGACGCTCTAATCTTCTGGAAACTCTATAAATGGGGAAAACATCGCCACCACACAAAGACAAAAAGATGGGTTCTTAATAAATATTGGACACCTATCAATGGCGATAATTGGGTTTTTGCCAAAAAGGGTAACAATCCTCTTAGACTATCCAAACATAGTGAAACCAAAATTCAAAGTTTCATTAAAGTTCGAGGGGAATCCTCACCCTATGATGGCAATCTAATCTATTGGAGTACAAGAATGGGTAAAAACCCGGAAATGCCCAAGCGAACGGCATTCTTGCTCAAAAGGCAAAAAGGGAGATGCGCTCACTGCGGATTGTTCTTTCAAGAAAGAGATGTCATTGAATTAGACCACATCATCCCCAAATCAAAAGGTGGGGAGGATAAATACCAAAATTGGCAACTCTTACATCGGCACTGTCACGATGAAAAGACTACAAAAGATGGTAGTCTTGGCACTCAATCTGGTTGCAATAGTACCAAGCCAAAATCACTATTTGAAAATCCAAAAGATTATCTTTGGATTGACGATATGTTGGTGACGACGTTCTAA
- the hpsU gene encoding hormogonium polysaccharide biosynthesis acetyltransferase HpsU: MELESNSSPITDDQPWVDLCQYDQSWYDRGRPGWYVLLWWLVQSIAFPLSLHNANNFRCWLLRLFGAEIGKKVIIRPTARFTYPWKVSIGDYSWVGDDVVFYSLEAIKMGSHSVISQKCYLCTGSHDFQDTTFNLVVKPIIIGNGVWIATDCFIAPGVQIGSNAVIGARSSVFRDIPTAMVAWGSPCKVHYPRAMKSVFT, encoded by the coding sequence ATGGAATTAGAGTCCAATTCTTCTCCCATTACTGATGATCAGCCTTGGGTTGATTTATGTCAATATGACCAATCTTGGTATGATCGGGGTCGTCCTGGTTGGTATGTATTACTATGGTGGTTAGTACAATCCATTGCCTTTCCCCTAAGTTTACACAACGCCAACAACTTTCGTTGTTGGTTATTACGTCTTTTTGGGGCAGAAATTGGCAAAAAGGTGATTATTCGTCCGACAGCCCGTTTTACCTATCCGTGGAAGGTTAGCATCGGAGACTATAGTTGGGTTGGGGATGATGTGGTTTTTTATAGTTTAGAAGCCATCAAAATGGGATCTCATAGTGTTATTTCTCAGAAGTGTTATTTATGTACAGGAAGCCACGATTTTCAAGATACAACCTTTAATTTAGTGGTTAAACCTATCATTATTGGTAATGGGGTCTGGATAGCGACAGATTGTTTTATTGCTCCTGGGGTTCAAATTGGTTCTAACGCCGTTATCGGAGCTAGAAGCAGTGTTTTTCGGGACATTCCTACTGCGATGGTAGCTTGGGGAAGTCCTTGTAAAGTTCATTATCCTAGAGCAATGAAATCCGTGTTTACATGA
- a CDS encoding glycosyltransferase family 2 protein has protein sequence MFKMTAKVPVSVLIPALNEELNLPACLESVARADEVFVVDSQSSDRSIEISEEYGAKVVQFHFNGRWPKKKNWSLENLPFRNEWVLIVDCDERITPELWDEIEEAIKNNNFNGYYLNRKVFFLGKWIRYGGKYPDWNLRLFRHQSGRYENLNTEDIPNTGDNEVHEHVILQGNVGYLKEDMLHIDFRDIYHWLQRHNRYSNWEARVYYNLLTGQDDSGTIGANLFGDAVQRKRFLKKIWVRLPFKPLLRFVLFYFIRLGFLDGRAGYIYGRLLSQYEYQIGVKLYELRQFGGQLNVNKNPQPTDSKTTSEPIKVKL, from the coding sequence ATGTTCAAAATGACTGCTAAAGTCCCAGTTTCTGTCCTCATTCCCGCTTTGAATGAAGAACTTAATTTACCAGCTTGCTTAGAAAGTGTTGCTAGAGCAGATGAAGTCTTTGTTGTTGACTCTCAAAGTAGCGATCGCTCCATAGAAATTAGCGAAGAATATGGGGCCAAGGTGGTTCAATTCCATTTTAATGGACGTTGGCCAAAAAAGAAAAATTGGTCTTTAGAGAATTTGCCCTTTCGCAATGAATGGGTTTTAATTGTTGATTGTGATGAACGTATTACCCCTGAATTATGGGACGAAATAGAAGAGGCTATTAAAAACAATAATTTCAATGGTTATTATCTTAATCGTAAAGTCTTTTTCTTAGGTAAATGGATTCGTTATGGTGGAAAATATCCTGATTGGAATTTGCGACTATTTCGTCATCAATCAGGACGTTATGAGAACTTAAATACAGAAGATATTCCCAACACAGGGGATAATGAAGTTCATGAACACGTTATCTTACAAGGAAATGTAGGCTATCTTAAAGAAGATATGCTCCATATCGACTTCCGTGATATATATCATTGGTTACAAAGACATAATCGTTATTCTAATTGGGAAGCACGAGTTTATTATAATTTGTTAACAGGACAAGATGACAGTGGTACTATAGGAGCTAATTTATTTGGAGATGCAGTTCAAAGGAAACGTTTTCTCAAAAAAATATGGGTCAGACTTCCCTTTAAACCTTTACTAAGATTTGTTTTATTTTATTTCATTCGCTTAGGGTTTTTAGATGGTCGTGCTGGCTATATTTATGGACGTTTGCTAAGTCAATATGAATATCAAATCGGGGTGAAACTTTACGAATTACGACAATTTGGAGGACAACTAAATGTTAACAAGAATCCTCAACCCACTGACTCAAAAACGACATCAGAACCCATAAAAGTAAAGTTATAA
- a CDS encoding efflux RND transporter periplasmic adaptor subunit, producing MSQEKEKKSGIRRWPLIWGVLILITTTGSGVTWWLTQQSNNKSSSALAQATPPTSVKLDTLKPGVVKNVSDVVGTLEAQDAVILRPEIQGRINEILVREGDLITKGQQILQLDSSDWQAELLEAQAQLASRKARLAELEAGNRVEDIQEAKARLREAKARLSNAQAGGSLEEIAQAEAQVNAAQASAELAQQRVARYKTLEQEGAVSTDEYQEYVTEARNASAELEQAQRRLSQLKKSRLTDIDELQAAVEREEQNLRRLQTGPRQEVIAQARADVAEAIAQVRTAEVNVSKTRIVAPISGIVGDIPVEAGDYVGQGDTLTTLTQNHFLELNLSIPLEDASRLRLGLPVQIIDNQGKAIATGNISFISPNVTADSQLVLAKATFDGNNRSLLNRQFIQARIIWQQGQGLLIPTTAVSRLGGQTFVFVAQANDSNKEGAAPFIAEQRQVELGEVQGNNYQVISGLQPGEKIVTAGILQLKDGAPIQEVNNQK from the coding sequence ATGTCCCAAGAAAAGGAAAAAAAAAGCGGAATAAGGCGTTGGCCCCTAATTTGGGGTGTTTTAATTTTAATCACAACCACGGGTTCAGGAGTAACTTGGTGGTTAACTCAACAGAGTAATAACAAGTCGTCATCGGCATTAGCCCAAGCAACTCCCCCTACTTCGGTCAAATTAGACACCCTCAAGCCTGGGGTTGTCAAAAATGTTTCAGACGTGGTGGGAACTCTCGAAGCGCAAGACGCAGTAATATTAAGGCCAGAAATTCAAGGCCGGATCAACGAAATTTTAGTCAGAGAGGGCGATCTCATCACCAAAGGGCAACAAATCCTGCAACTTGATAGTAGTGACTGGCAAGCCGAACTCTTGGAGGCACAAGCACAACTGGCCAGCCGAAAAGCCCGTTTAGCGGAATTAGAAGCAGGAAACCGTGTCGAAGATATACAAGAGGCTAAAGCCCGTCTACGGGAGGCTAAAGCCCGTCTCAGCAATGCTCAAGCCGGCGGGAGTCTAGAAGAAATTGCCCAGGCAGAAGCCCAAGTTAATGCGGCCCAAGCCAGTGCCGAGTTAGCCCAGCAACGGGTAGCCCGCTACAAAACCCTTGAACAAGAAGGGGCGGTTTCCACCGATGAGTATCAAGAATACGTCACAGAAGCTCGTAATGCCTCTGCTGAGCTAGAACAAGCCCAACGCCGTTTATCCCAACTCAAAAAGAGTCGTCTGACAGACATTGATGAGTTACAAGCGGCCGTCGAAAGGGAAGAACAAAACCTGCGAAGATTACAAACTGGCCCCCGTCAAGAAGTCATCGCCCAAGCTAGGGCCGATGTAGCAGAGGCGATCGCTCAAGTGCGGACGGCTGAGGTAAATGTGAGTAAAACTCGTATTGTTGCCCCTATTTCTGGCATTGTGGGAGATATTCCTGTGGAAGCCGGGGACTATGTAGGTCAAGGGGATACTTTGACGACGTTAACCCAAAATCATTTTTTAGAACTCAATTTATCTATTCCCCTAGAAGATGCGTCCCGTTTACGGTTGGGCTTACCAGTACAAATTATTGATAATCAAGGAAAAGCGATCGCCACAGGAAATATTAGTTTTATTTCTCCCAATGTCACTGCCGACTCTCAATTAGTGTTAGCAAAGGCCACCTTTGATGGCAATAATCGCTCCTTATTAAATCGTCAATTTATTCAAGCAAGAATCATCTGGCAACAAGGTCAAGGCTTATTAATTCCGACTACTGCAGTATCTCGCTTAGGAGGACAAACGTTTGTTTTTGTCGCTCAAGCTAATGACTCCAATAAGGAAGGGGCTGCACCCTTTATTGCAGAGCAACGACAGGTAGAATTAGGGGAAGTTCAAGGCAATAACTATCAAGTGATTAGTGGATTACAACCCGGAGAAAAAATTGTCACTGCGGGGATTCTACAGTTAAAAGATGGTGCGCCGATCCAGGAAGTAAATAATCAAAAATAA